From Coffea arabica cultivar ET-39 chromosome 2e, Coffea Arabica ET-39 HiFi, whole genome shotgun sequence, the proteins below share one genomic window:
- the LOC113732889 gene encoding uncharacterized protein → MAVADSKTATKSSFESIREWVVEHKLRTVGCLWLSGIGGSIAYNWSQPAMKTSVKIIHARLHAQALTLAALAGAAVVEYYDHKTGKTQDRYPKFLPLDTYSQKD, encoded by the exons ATGGCTGTTGCTGACTCTAAAACTGCCACTAAATCCTCCTTTGAATCCATCAGAGAATGGGTTGTCGAGCACAAGCTTCGTACTGTTG GGTGCTTGTGGTTGAGTGGAATTGGAGGATCCATCGCTTACAATTGGTCTCAACCGGCCATGAAAACCAGCGTCAAGATCATTCACGCTAG GTTGCATGCCCAAGCTCTGACATTGGCTGCACTGGCTGGAGCTGCCGTTGTTGAATACTATGACCACAAAACAGGGAAAACACAAGATCGATATCCCAAATTTCTTCCGCTGGATACGTACTCACAAAAGGACTGA